CGTGTCGGTGATCGACCTGCTGCAAGCCGAACCCGGTCAAACCGTTGAAGCACTGATGGATTGCGACCCAATTCGAATCGGGGCCGAAGCCGATCTGACCGACGTCGCCCTATTGATGGCCGACTTCAACCTCTACTCCATCCCCGTCGTCGACGGCCAGGACCGCGTGCTCGGGGTTGTCACCGTCGATGACGTGCTAGAAGCCACCATCCCCGAGGATTGGCGGCGCCGCGAACCCGCCCCCCGCCCGGTCCGCGAAATCGCCCCACCGTATGACGATCGCGACGCGCCTGCACCGGAGAGTGAGGCGCCGTGACCTCCGGCGAGGAGGCCACCGGCCACGCAGCAGCGACTCACCGATCCGAGTCGCCACCACCGAAGCGCACCGCGGTGCTTGACTCGGCTCACCTCGGTGATATTGAGGGCGCCTTTGGGCGCATTAACGTCGGTGAAACCGACCATCCCCGCACGTTCAAGACGCGGCTACTGACGCTGCTGGCCATCGTCGGCCCCGGAATCATTGTGATGGTCGGTGATAACGATGCCGGCGGGGTTGCCACCTACACCCAAGCTGGCCAAAACTACGGCTACTCCCTGCTGTGGGTGCTACTCCTGCTCATCCCGGTGCTCATCGTCAACCAAGAGATGGTGGTCCGGCTCGGCGCGGTTACCGGTGTCGGACATGCCCGCTTGATCAACGAACGCTTCGGCCGCGGCTGGGGCTGGTTCTCCGTCGGTGACCTGTTCCTGCTCAACTTCCTCACGATCGTCACCGAGTTCATCGGCATCACTTTGGCCGCCACCTACATCGGTATCTCCAAATATATTGTCGTTCCGGTCTCAGCGCTCACGCTCATCGCGATCATGGCCAGCGGCAGCTTTCGCCGTTGGGAGCGGGCCATGTTCGTCTTCATTGCCATCACTTTGGCGCAGATCCCAATCCTGCTTATGGCGCACCCACAGTGGGCCCAGGCCGCCAAGTCATTTGTGGTGCCAAACATCTCCGGTGGCGTGACCTCGGATGCGGTGCTTTTGATCATTGCCATCGTCGGCACCACCGTGGCGCCTTGGCAGCTGTTTTTTCAGCAGTCCAACGTCGTCGATAAGCGCATTACGCCTCGATTTATGGGCTACGAGCGCGCCGACACCGTGTTGGGGGCCTTCATCGTGGTTGCCGGCGCCACCGCACTGGTCATGATCGGCGACTGGGCGGCGCGCTCCACTGGCACAGCCGGTGGTTTCACCGACGCCGGCGCCATCTCGCATCTGCTGGGCCAACACAATTCGACGCTGGGCTGGTTGTTCGCGATCGTGCTGATGGACGCCTCGATCCTCGGCGCCGCCGCAGTGACCCTGGCCACCAGCTACGCCTTTGGCGACGTATTCGGCCTGAAACACTCGCTGCACCGAGGGTTCGCCGATGCGAAACCTTTCTACCTTTCCTACAGCGCAATGGTGGCGTTTGCGGCGGCGATCGTGCTGATTCCTGGCGCCCCCCTCGGGTTGATCACCACCGCCGTGCAGGCCCTCGCTGGCTTGCTGTTGCCCAGCGCCAGCGTGTTCCTCCTGCTGCTGTGCAACGACCGGGAAGTATTGGGCCCCTGGGTAAACCGGCCCTGGCTCAACTGGATTGCCGGCCTAATCGTCGGCGTCCTGCTGCTGCTGTCGGGAATCCTGATGGCGACTACCTTGT
The sequence above is drawn from the Mycobacterium marseillense genome and encodes:
- a CDS encoding Nramp family divalent metal transporter is translated as MTSGEEATGHAAATHRSESPPPKRTAVLDSAHLGDIEGAFGRINVGETDHPRTFKTRLLTLLAIVGPGIIVMVGDNDAGGVATYTQAGQNYGYSLLWVLLLLIPVLIVNQEMVVRLGAVTGVGHARLINERFGRGWGWFSVGDLFLLNFLTIVTEFIGITLAATYIGISKYIVVPVSALTLIAIMASGSFRRWERAMFVFIAITLAQIPILLMAHPQWAQAAKSFVVPNISGGVTSDAVLLIIAIVGTTVAPWQLFFQQSNVVDKRITPRFMGYERADTVLGAFIVVAGATALVMIGDWAARSTGTAGGFTDAGAISHLLGQHNSTLGWLFAIVLMDASILGAAAVTLATSYAFGDVFGLKHSLHRGFADAKPFYLSYSAMVAFAAAIVLIPGAPLGLITTAVQALAGLLLPSASVFLLLLCNDREVLGPWVNRPWLNWIAGLIVGVLLLLSGILMATTLFPGLDVIVVAGYLALTLVILAAATVPTLRWMGRRQPSPPAASSPARPLDRNSWRMPPLTLLEPVTWSPGTRLGMIALRGYLVVGAVLLIVKAVQLSGR